The following are from one region of the Lepeophtheirus salmonis chromosome 8, UVic_Lsal_1.4, whole genome shotgun sequence genome:
- the LOC121122806 gene encoding troponin C, with amino-acid sequence MAANNFEGIDFEEISEATALETDEIKVLKLCFNLFDVRKQDFLGADDLDDILRAMGFRPSKEELKEILEEIDEDGSGEIEFGEFCQLCAKFLVEEPDEETMKAELKEAFRVYDKDGAGFITTDQLREIIAELDPRLTGEDLDGIIEEIDEDGSGTMDFDEFCAMMMS; translated from the coding sequence ATGGCTGCAAATAACTTCGAGGGTATCGACTTCGAGGAGATTTCCGAGGCAACTGCCTTAGAAACTGATGAAATCAAGGTTCTCAAATTATGTTTCAATCTTTTCGATGTAAGGAAACAGGATTTCCTCGGAGCTGATGACTTAGATGATATCCTTCGTGCAATGGGTTTCCGTCCCTCGAAAGAGGAGTTGAAGGAAATTTTGGAAGAGATTGATGAAGACGGTTCTGGCGAGATTGAGTTTGGAGAATTTTGTCAACTCTGCGCAAAGTTTCTTGTTGAAGAACCTGATGAGGAAACTATGAAGGCAGAGCTCAAAGAAGCTTTCAGAGTGTACGACAAGGACGGTGCTGGTTTTATTACAACTGATCAACTTAGAGAAATCATCGCTGAGCTTGATCCTCGTTTGACAGGGGAGGATCTTGACGGTATTATTGAGGAAATCGATGAAGATGGATCCGGAACCATGGACTTTGATGAATTTTGTGCTATGATGATGagctaa